One stretch of Pseudomonas fluorescens Q2-87 DNA includes these proteins:
- the betC gene encoding choline-sulfatase, which yields MKRKNILFIMADQMAAPMLPIYGPSPIKLPNLSRLAAEGVVFDAAYCNSPLCAPSRFTLVSGQLPSKIGAYDNAADFPADVPTYAHYLRRLGYRTALSGKMHFCGPDQLHGYEERLTSDIYPADYGWAVNWDEPDVRPSWYHNMSSVLQAGPCVRTNQLDFDEEVVFKAQQYLFDHIREDGDQPFCLTVSMTHPHDPYTIPKAFWDLYEDKDIPLPHTPAQTELDPHSQRLLKVYDLWDKPLPVDKIRDARRAYFGACSYIDSNVGKLLQTLEDTGLLDDTIVVFSGDHGDMLGEKGLWYKMHWFEMAARVPLLISAPGQFASGRVSAAVSTADLLPTLVELAGGTLEPGLPLDGRSLVPHLQGQGGHDEVFGEYMAEGTVSPLMMIRRGPWKFIYSEDDPCLLFDVRNDPEEQEDLSQSPEHRTLFGDFLAQARAKWDIPTIHRQVLASQRRRRFVAQALTLGKLKSWDHQPMVDASQQYMRNHIDLDDLERKARYPQPCQNQ from the coding sequence ATGAAGCGCAAGAACATTCTTTTCATCATGGCCGATCAAATGGCCGCGCCAATGTTGCCGATCTACGGTCCTTCACCCATCAAACTGCCCAACCTGTCGCGCCTGGCCGCTGAAGGCGTGGTGTTCGACGCCGCCTATTGCAACAGCCCGCTCTGCGCACCGTCGCGCTTCACCCTGGTCAGCGGCCAGTTGCCGAGCAAGATCGGCGCCTATGACAACGCGGCGGATTTTCCGGCAGACGTACCGACTTATGCCCATTACTTGCGGCGCCTCGGCTACCGCACGGCGTTGTCCGGCAAGATGCATTTTTGCGGTCCCGATCAACTGCACGGTTATGAAGAGCGCCTGACCAGCGATATTTATCCGGCCGATTATGGCTGGGCGGTGAATTGGGACGAGCCCGATGTACGGCCCAGCTGGTACCACAACATGTCCTCGGTGTTGCAGGCCGGGCCGTGCGTGCGCACCAACCAACTGGATTTCGACGAAGAAGTGGTGTTCAAGGCGCAGCAATACCTGTTCGACCACATTCGTGAAGACGGGGATCAGCCGTTCTGTCTGACCGTGTCCATGACTCACCCGCACGATCCATACACGATTCCCAAGGCGTTCTGGGACCTGTACGAGGACAAGGACATCCCGCTGCCACACACGCCGGCGCAAACCGAACTCGACCCACATTCCCAGCGGCTGCTAAAGGTTTACGACCTGTGGGACAAGCCGTTGCCTGTGGATAAGATTCGCGATGCTCGCCGGGCCTATTTTGGCGCGTGCAGCTACATTGACAGCAACGTCGGCAAACTGCTGCAAACGCTGGAGGACACTGGCCTGCTGGACGACACCATCGTGGTGTTCTCCGGCGACCACGGCGACATGCTTGGGGAAAAGGGCCTTTGGTACAAAATGCACTGGTTCGAAATGGCCGCCCGCGTGCCGCTGTTGATCAGCGCGCCGGGGCAGTTTGCCAGCGGTCGGGTCAGCGCGGCGGTGTCCACGGCCGACCTGCTGCCGACCCTCGTCGAACTGGCCGGCGGCACGCTGGAGCCGGGTTTGCCGCTGGATGGCCGTTCGCTGGTACCGCACCTGCAAGGGCAGGGCGGCCATGACGAAGTGTTTGGCGAATACATGGCCGAAGGCACCGTCAGCCCGTTGATGATGATTCGCCGCGGCCCCTGGAAGTTCATCTACAGCGAAGACGATCCGTGCCTGTTGTTCGACGTGCGTAACGATCCTGAGGAACAGGAAGATCTTAGCCAATCGCCGGAACATCGGACGCTATTCGGCGATTTTCTCGCCCAAGCGCGGGCCAAATGGGATATTCCAACCATTCACCGCCAGGTGCTCGCCAGCCAGCGGCGTCGGCGTTTCGTTGCCCAGGCACTGACCCTGGGCAAACTCAAGAGCTGGGATCACCAGCCAATGGTGGACGCCAGTCAGCAATACATGCGCAACCACATCGACCTCGACGATCTGGAGCGCAAGGCCCGTTATCCACAACCCTGCCAAAACCAATAA
- the choX gene encoding choline ABC transporter substrate-binding protein codes for MQKLSTVLTAGLLALSSVSAWAEQSCDTVKMADPGWSDIAATNAITGFLLDGMGYKAKVDTLAVPITFGGLKDGQVDVFLGNWMPAQQGFYDKFVANGDVTQLAKNLDGTEFTLAVPDYVWDAGVHNFADLNKFADKFDKKIYGIGSGAPANLSLKEIIKTNDFGMGEWKLVESSEQAMLAEVSRAVKKQKFVTFLGWTPHPMNVQLKMHYLKGGEKYFGDTGSVYTLTRKGYAQACPNVGKLLTNLSFTQEMENSIMAEVVNNKVSNADAAKAWIKANPAVLDKWLDGVKTVDGKDALAAVKAKL; via the coding sequence ATGCAAAAGTTATCCACAGTACTGACCGCTGGGCTGTTGGCGTTGAGCAGTGTTTCGGCATGGGCCGAGCAAAGCTGCGACACCGTGAAAATGGCCGACCCGGGTTGGAGCGACATCGCTGCGACCAACGCCATCACCGGTTTCCTGCTGGACGGGATGGGCTACAAGGCCAAGGTCGACACCCTTGCAGTGCCGATCACCTTTGGCGGCCTCAAGGATGGCCAGGTGGATGTGTTCCTTGGCAACTGGATGCCAGCCCAGCAGGGTTTCTATGACAAGTTCGTGGCCAATGGCGATGTGACGCAGCTGGCGAAGAACCTCGACGGCACGGAATTCACCTTGGCGGTCCCGGATTATGTCTGGGACGCAGGTGTGCATAACTTTGCCGACCTGAACAAATTCGCCGACAAGTTCGACAAGAAAATCTACGGCATCGGCTCCGGCGCGCCGGCAAACCTGTCGTTGAAAGAGATCATCAAAACCAACGACTTCGGCATGGGCGAGTGGAAACTGGTGGAATCCAGCGAGCAGGCGATGCTCGCCGAAGTTTCCCGGGCCGTTAAGAAGCAGAAGTTCGTGACCTTCCTTGGCTGGACGCCGCACCCGATGAACGTGCAGCTGAAAATGCATTACCTCAAGGGTGGCGAGAAATACTTCGGCGACACCGGCAGCGTCTATACCCTGACCCGCAAAGGTTATGCACAGGCCTGCCCGAACGTGGGCAAGCTGTTGACGAACCTTAGCTTCACCCAGGAAATGGAAAACAGCATCATGGCCGAGGTGGTCAACAACAAAGTCAGCAACGCCGACGCGGCCAAGGCCTGGATCAAGGCTAACCCGGCTGTGCTGGATAAATGGCTGGACGGTGTGAAGACCGTGGATGGCAAAGATGCGTTGGCGGCGGTGAAAGCCAAGCTGTAA
- a CDS encoding SulP family inorganic anion transporter, which translates to MAIPTRRSLLPFLNWLPRQTRASVGRDLIVGLSGAILALPQSIAYALIAGLPPEYGLYAAIVPVLIACLWGSSWHLICGPTAAISIVLYATVSPLAVPASEDYVTLILLLTVLAGIFQWLLGLLRFGALVNFVSHSVVLGFTLGAAVVIALGQLPNLLGLELPNEATALKGLLRLLSHIGAVDKPSLLLGLGTLVIGVVLKRLLPRWPSLLITLVLSSLLVWLWPAMFGHVALVSAFVGRLPPFAPLPLDLELILRLLPGAVAVGMLGLVTSLSIARSLSVRSGQLLDANQEVRAQGLSNIVGGFFSGSLSAGSFTRSGLSYEAGACSPLAGVFSALWVALFAVAGAKLIAHIPIPAMAGSILLIAWGLVDHRGIRALYRVSRAEFVVMGLTCLATLLLELQTAIYAGVLASLFFYLKRTSQPRVQHFREGEAEILRVGGSIFFGASHYLQVRLQRLQAQRVVIDAQQINFIDYSGVEMLHQEARRLRSQGRSLTLRMARPQVVEELLKLEGAQKCPILFED; encoded by the coding sequence ATGGCAATTCCCACCCGCCGCTCACTCTTGCCGTTCCTGAACTGGCTGCCTCGGCAGACCCGCGCCAGCGTCGGCCGTGACCTGATCGTCGGCCTGAGCGGCGCGATTCTGGCGTTGCCGCAATCCATTGCCTACGCCCTGATCGCCGGTTTACCGCCTGAATACGGACTGTACGCGGCGATTGTGCCGGTGTTGATCGCGTGCCTGTGGGGATCGTCGTGGCATTTGATCTGCGGTCCCACGGCGGCGATTTCCATCGTCCTGTACGCCACCGTCAGTCCACTGGCCGTACCCGCCAGCGAGGACTACGTCACGTTGATCCTGCTGCTGACTGTGCTGGCGGGCATCTTCCAGTGGCTGCTGGGGTTGTTGCGTTTCGGGGCGCTGGTCAATTTCGTCTCGCACTCGGTGGTGCTGGGTTTCACCTTGGGCGCGGCGGTGGTCATTGCGCTGGGGCAGTTGCCAAACTTGCTGGGCCTGGAGTTGCCGAACGAAGCCACGGCGTTGAAAGGCTTGTTGAGACTGCTCAGCCACATCGGGGCTGTGGATAAACCGTCGTTGCTGTTGGGATTGGGAACGTTGGTCATCGGCGTCGTGCTCAAACGCTTGTTGCCACGCTGGCCGAGCCTGTTGATAACTCTGGTGCTCAGCAGCCTGTTGGTCTGGTTGTGGCCGGCAATGTTCGGGCATGTGGCGCTGGTCAGTGCCTTTGTCGGGCGCCTGCCCCCGTTCGCTCCGCTGCCGCTGGACCTGGAATTGATACTGCGCCTGCTGCCTGGGGCCGTCGCGGTTGGCATGCTCGGGCTGGTCACCAGCCTGTCCATCGCCCGCTCGCTGTCGGTCCGCTCCGGGCAACTGCTCGATGCGAACCAGGAGGTGAGGGCGCAGGGGCTTTCCAACATCGTTGGAGGATTTTTCTCCGGATCGCTGTCGGCCGGTTCTTTTACCCGTTCCGGCCTCAGTTATGAAGCCGGGGCCTGCTCGCCGTTGGCCGGGGTGTTCTCGGCGTTGTGGGTGGCGTTGTTTGCGGTCGCCGGGGCGAAACTGATCGCGCACATTCCGATTCCCGCCATGGCCGGCAGCATCCTGCTGATCGCCTGGGGCCTGGTGGACCACCGAGGCATCCGCGCGCTGTATCGCGTCAGTCGTGCCGAATTCGTGGTGATGGGCCTGACTTGCCTGGCCACGCTGCTGCTGGAGCTGCAAACCGCCATCTACGCCGGCGTCCTGGCCTCGCTGTTCTTCTATCTCAAACGAACGTCGCAGCCACGGGTGCAACACTTTCGCGAGGGAGAGGCAGAGATCCTGCGGGTGGGCGGCTCGATCTTTTTCGGCGCCAGCCACTACCTGCAAGTGCGCCTGCAACGGCTGCAGGCGCAACGGGTGGTGATCGACGCACAGCAGATCAACTTCATCGATTATTCCGGGGTGGAAATGCTTCACCAGGAGGCCCGGCGCCTGCGCAGTCAGGGGCGTAGCCTGACGTTGCGCATGGCCCGGCCGCAGGTGGTGGAAGAGTTGTTGAAACTGGAGGGGGCACAGAAGTGCCCGATTCTTTTTGAGGACTGA
- the aroE gene encoding shikimate dehydrogenase, translating into MDRYVVMGNPIGHSKSPLIHRLFAEQTGQALDYTTLLAPLEDFAGCARAFFREGRGANVTVPFKEDAFRLADSLTQRAQRAGAVNTLSKLADGRLLGDNTDGAGLVRDLTVNAGLSLKGKRILLLGAGGAVRGALEPLLAEAPASVIIANRTVEKAELLAELFADLGPVSASGFDWLQEPVDLIINATSASLSGEVPPIAGSLIEPGLTVCYDMMYGKEPTSFCRWASEHGAALAMDGLGMLAEQAGEAFYLWRGVRPDTAPVLAELRRQL; encoded by the coding sequence ATGGATCGCTACGTTGTAATGGGTAACCCGATCGGCCACAGCAAGTCGCCGTTGATTCACCGCTTGTTTGCCGAACAAACCGGACAAGCGCTGGACTACACCACGCTGCTGGCGCCCCTGGAGGATTTTGCCGGTTGCGCACGGGCATTTTTCCGCGAAGGGCGTGGGGCAAACGTCACGGTGCCGTTCAAGGAAGACGCCTTCCGCCTGGCCGACAGCCTGACGCAGCGAGCGCAGCGGGCCGGCGCGGTCAACACGTTGAGCAAGCTGGCCGACGGCCGCCTGCTGGGCGACAACACCGACGGCGCCGGGCTGGTACGGGACTTGACCGTCAATGCGGGCCTGAGCCTCAAAGGCAAGCGCATCCTGTTGCTGGGGGCCGGCGGCGCGGTGCGCGGCGCCCTGGAGCCGCTGCTGGCTGAAGCACCGGCCTCAGTGATCATCGCCAATCGCACAGTGGAAAAGGCTGAGTTGCTGGCGGAATTGTTCGCGGATCTGGGGCCGGTCTCGGCCAGTGGTTTCGACTGGTTGCAAGAGCCGGTGGACCTGATCATCAACGCCACGTCCGCCAGCCTGTCAGGAGAGGTGCCGCCGATTGCCGGCAGCTTGATCGAGCCCGGCCTGACGGTCTGCTACGACATGATGTACGGCAAGGAGCCGACCTCGTTCTGCCGCTGGGCCAGCGAACACGGCGCGGCGTTGGCAATGGATGGCTTGGGGATGCTGGCCGAGCAGGCGGGTGAAGCATTTTACCTGTGGCGCGGCGTGCGCCCCGACACCGCGCCAGTGCTGGCCGAACTGCGCCGCCAGCTTTAG
- the hemF gene encoding oxygen-dependent coproporphyrinogen oxidase, with translation MSTRTEAVKAYLLDLQDRICAALETEDGGTRFVEDAWARPAGGGGRTRVIENGTVIEKGGVNFSHVFGSGLPPSASAHRPELAGRGFEALGVSLVIHPHNPHIPTSHANVRFFIAEKEGEEPVWWFGGGFDLTPYYGVEEDCVHWHRVAEQACAPFGPNVYARYKAWCDSYFHLKHRNEPRGIGGLFFDDLNEWDFDTSFAFMRAIGDAYIDAYLPIMRRRKNDPFTAKQREFQEFRRGRYVEFNLVYDRGTLFGLQSGGRTESILMSLPPQVRWGYDWKAEPGSEEARLTEYFLQDRDWLATA, from the coding sequence ATGTCCACTCGCACCGAGGCCGTGAAAGCCTACCTGCTCGACCTGCAAGACCGTATCTGCGCCGCCCTGGAAACCGAGGATGGCGGCACGCGCTTCGTCGAAGACGCCTGGGCCCGGCCTGCCGGTGGCGGCGGTCGCACGCGGGTCATTGAAAACGGTACGGTGATCGAAAAGGGCGGCGTCAATTTTTCCCACGTCTTTGGCAGCGGTCTCCCACCGTCGGCCAGTGCCCACCGGCCGGAACTGGCCGGGCGCGGCTTCGAAGCCCTGGGCGTATCGCTGGTCATTCATCCGCACAATCCCCATATCCCGACGTCCCACGCCAACGTGCGCTTTTTCATCGCCGAAAAGGAAGGTGAAGAGCCCGTCTGGTGGTTCGGCGGTGGCTTCGACCTGACGCCCTACTACGGCGTAGAAGAAGATTGCGTGCATTGGCACCGTGTCGCCGAGCAGGCCTGCGCGCCGTTCGGCCCGAATGTATATGCGCGCTACAAAGCCTGGTGCGACAGCTACTTTCATCTCAAGCATCGCAACGAGCCACGGGGCATCGGCGGCTTGTTTTTCGATGATCTGAACGAATGGGATTTCGACACCAGCTTCGCCTTCATGCGCGCCATTGGCGACGCCTACATCGATGCCTACCTGCCGATCATGCGCCGACGCAAGAATGATCCCTTCACCGCCAAGCAGCGCGAGTTCCAGGAGTTTCGCCGCGGGCGCTACGTGGAATTCAACCTGGTCTACGACCGCGGCACGCTGTTCGGGCTGCAATCGGGCGGGCGTACCGAATCGATCCTGATGTCCCTGCCGCCGCAAGTGCGCTGGGGCTACGACTGGAAAGCCGAACCGGGCAGCGAGGAAGCGCGGCTGACCGAATACTTCCTGCAGGATCGCGATTGGCTGGCAACGGCCTGA
- a CDS encoding NADPH:quinone reductase has protein sequence MAKRIQFSSHGGPEVLEYVDYQPAEPGPQQVRVSNRAIGLNFIDTYYRSGLYPPPALPSGLGAEGAGVVEAVGSEVSRFKVGDRVAYGSGPLGAYSDVHVLPEANLVHLPESISFEQAAGVMLKGLTVQYLLRQTYELKGGETILFHAAAGGVGSLACQWAKALGVKLIGTVSSPEKAAIAKAHGAWETIDYSKENVAQRVLELTDGKKVPVVYDGVGKDTWLTSLDSVAPRGLVVSFGNASGAVDGVNLGILSAKGSLYVTRPTLATYANNAANLQRMADELFAMISSGKLTVDINQRYPLAEAAKAQTELSARRTTGSTILLP, from the coding sequence ATGGCCAAACGTATCCAGTTCAGTTCCCACGGCGGTCCCGAAGTGCTTGAGTACGTGGACTACCAGCCCGCCGAGCCGGGCCCGCAGCAGGTACGCGTCAGCAACAGGGCCATCGGGCTCAACTTCATCGACACCTATTACCGCAGCGGCTTGTACCCGCCACCGGCGCTGCCCTCGGGCCTGGGCGCCGAAGGGGCGGGCGTGGTCGAGGCGGTCGGCAGCGAGGTTTCGCGCTTCAAGGTCGGCGACCGGGTGGCGTATGGCAGCGGTCCACTGGGCGCCTACAGCGACGTGCACGTGTTGCCCGAAGCCAACCTGGTGCACCTGCCCGAATCCATCAGTTTCGAACAGGCGGCCGGCGTGATGCTCAAGGGCCTGACCGTGCAGTACCTGTTGCGCCAGACCTATGAACTCAAGGGCGGAGAAACCATCCTGTTTCACGCCGCCGCGGGTGGTGTGGGCTCGTTGGCGTGCCAGTGGGCCAAGGCCTTGGGCGTGAAGCTGATCGGCACCGTCAGCTCACCGGAGAAAGCCGCGATAGCCAAAGCCCATGGTGCTTGGGAAACCATCGACTACAGCAAGGAAAACGTCGCACAACGCGTGCTGGAATTGACTGACGGCAAAAAAGTACCCGTGGTGTACGACGGGGTCGGCAAGGACACCTGGCTGACCTCGCTGGACAGCGTCGCCCCCCGTGGCCTGGTGGTGAGCTTTGGCAATGCCTCGGGCGCGGTGGACGGGGTGAACCTGGGGATTCTTTCCGCCAAGGGCTCGCTGTACGTCACCCGCCCGACCCTGGCGACCTACGCCAACAACGCCGCAAACCTGCAACGCATGGCCGATGAACTGTTCGCGATGATCAGCAGCGGCAAGCTCACGGTGGACATCAACCAGCGTTATCCACTGGCGGAAGCGGCCAAGGCCCAGACCGAGTTGTCGGCGCGACGGACGACCGGGTCGACCATCCTCTTGCCCTGA
- a CDS encoding L-threonylcarbamoyladenylate synthase, translating to MVNSWRVQQAAREIRAGAVIAYPTEAVWGLGCDPWNEEAVERLLAIKSRLPDKGLILVADNIRQFDFLFEDFPETWMDRMASTWPGPNTWLVPHQCLLPEWITGVHDTVALRVSDHPTVRDLCSLVGPLVSTSANPQGRPAARTRIRVEQYFRGQIDLVLGGNLGGRKNPSVIRDLATGKVVRPD from the coding sequence ATGGTCAACAGTTGGCGTGTGCAACAAGCCGCGCGAGAAATTCGTGCCGGGGCGGTGATTGCCTATCCAACCGAAGCGGTCTGGGGCCTGGGTTGTGATCCGTGGAACGAGGAAGCGGTGGAACGGCTCTTGGCGATCAAATCGCGGTTGCCTGACAAAGGCCTGATCCTGGTGGCTGACAATATCCGCCAGTTCGACTTCTTGTTCGAAGACTTCCCCGAAACCTGGATGGACCGCATGGCCAGCACGTGGCCAGGGCCCAATACCTGGCTGGTTCCGCACCAGTGTCTGCTGCCTGAATGGATTACCGGTGTGCACGATACCGTCGCACTGCGGGTCAGCGATCATCCCACGGTGCGCGACCTCTGCTCGCTGGTCGGCCCATTGGTGTCAACCTCGGCCAACCCCCAGGGTCGCCCGGCAGCGCGCACGCGGATTCGCGTCGAACAGTATTTCCGTGGGCAGATCGACTTGGTGCTGGGCGGTAACCTGGGCGGGCGCAAGAACCCCAGCGTGATTCGCGACCTGGCGACCGGGAAAGTCGTGCGGCCGGACTGA
- the dprA gene encoding DNA-processing protein DprA: MSLPESAPVSPAELEARLRLHRLPELGPKRFMTLMEAFGSASKAISAPASAWQALRLPAACAEARRNPDVRDGAAHALAWLERSGQHLLMWDQPDYPALLAQISDAPPLLFVAGDASILEKPQLAMVGSRRASRPGMDTAAAFSRSLAGAGFVITSGLALGIDAAAHQAALDVGGRTIGVLGTGLENFYPQRNRRLAEAMIAQGSAVLSEFPLDAPPHASNFPRRNRIISGLSLGVLVVEASIASGSLITARLAAEQGREVYAIPGSIHHPGARGCHQLIRDGAALVETVEHIFEALRGWQRLAPAQAPEPVTHPLLRLLHAAPLSTEALADASGWGLPKVLAALTELEMEGRAIRDNGRWFARTR, from the coding sequence ATGTCATTACCTGAATCTGCTCCGGTTTCCCCTGCGGAACTGGAGGCCCGGCTACGTCTTCATCGCTTGCCGGAGCTTGGACCCAAACGTTTCATGACCCTGATGGAGGCCTTCGGCTCGGCCTCCAAAGCCATCAGCGCACCGGCCAGCGCGTGGCAAGCATTGCGCTTGCCTGCGGCGTGCGCCGAGGCTCGGCGCAACCCGGATGTGCGTGACGGCGCCGCCCACGCATTGGCCTGGCTAGAGCGTTCGGGTCAGCATTTATTGATGTGGGACCAACCGGACTACCCGGCGCTGCTGGCGCAGATCAGCGACGCGCCACCGCTGCTGTTCGTCGCGGGCGACGCATCGATCCTGGAAAAACCCCAGCTGGCGATGGTCGGCAGTCGCCGCGCATCGCGACCGGGCATGGACACCGCGGCGGCGTTTTCCCGCAGCCTGGCCGGCGCCGGTTTTGTCATCACCAGCGGCTTGGCCTTGGGTATCGATGCGGCAGCCCATCAAGCGGCGCTGGACGTCGGCGGGCGCACCATCGGCGTACTGGGCACCGGCCTGGAAAATTTTTATCCACAGCGCAATCGACGACTGGCGGAGGCGATGATTGCCCAGGGCAGCGCCGTGCTGTCGGAGTTCCCGCTGGACGCGCCACCTCATGCCAGCAATTTTCCGCGCCGCAACCGGATCATCAGCGGCTTGTCCCTGGGTGTGCTGGTGGTGGAGGCCAGTATTGCCAGTGGCTCGCTGATCACGGCACGGCTGGCCGCCGAACAGGGTCGCGAGGTGTACGCCATTCCGGGGTCCATTCATCATCCCGGCGCCCGGGGCTGTCACCAACTGATCCGCGACGGCGCCGCGCTGGTGGAAACCGTTGAACATATCTTTGAAGCCTTGCGGGGCTGGCAGCGGTTAGCGCCAGCCCAAGCGCCTGAACCCGTGACCCATCCGCTGTTGCGCCTGCTGCATGCCGCCCCGCTGAGCACTGAGGCGCTGGCCGATGCCAGTGGCTGGGGGTTGCCCAAGGTGCTTGCAGCCCTGACCGAGCTGGAAATGGAAGGACGCGCCATCCGTGACAATGGTCGCTGGTTTGCGCGCACGCGCTAG